TGACTTGTCTAAAATTTTCCGCTCCCGCATCTATATTTGCATCGCGCTGGTGATTATCTGGATGCTCTCCGTCACCTTTCAGGGGACGCAGCGCGCCCTGCCGCTTGGTGCATCAATGTTAATCGCGCTTGGTTTGATCGCCTGGTTTACGCCGATAAAGCTCTCGTGGAAATCCTGGCTTTATCAGCGCAGCGTTAAAAAGAATGCAGGCAAAACGGACTAAGCGTTAACGCGAGCAAGTAGCGCCAGACATAATATCAAGCACGCTTTTGCCCTTAAGACCGAGGCTGATGTTCTTCTGTAATCGCTTCGTCTGGCTCAGCTTGTCATAGTTGCGGTAAAAATCCTCGCGCAGTGAATAGAACAGACGCCAGGATTCTTTTTTCTTGATAAGGCCATAAACGCTAAAGGCATTAGCCGCCAGATCGACAGTGTTATAGACGGCTAGCCCTGAACAGCGTTCAAACCCCATCGCCTCCGCGCTGCCCATATAGGCATCAGCCAGAAAACCCTCTGTCGTTTTATTGTCGGTGAACAGACGTTCAATCTCTTTATCGATTCCGTTAATCCCGTTCACCACCAGGATCCCGCCGGCAACCACGCCGACAGGCGACAGGGTGCCGACCAGCAGTGCGCCGCCGACGACCTGTGAGGCGGAAGTCGCGATATGAACCCCCGTTATCACGTAGCCTTTGATCTGTTGCTGATGGTCGCGAACAAACTCAATGACGGCGAAAACCTTTGCTTTACCTGTGGCCAGCAGCCTGTCCTGAATATGCAGATCGTTTATTTCCGCTTTTAAAGCTTCGAGGTAATTCATGCTCTCAGCAGCAGTCTGCGCCCGACTGATTAAGTTGAGATGTTGTTCAGCAAAGCTTTTCGTCTCGCTGATGAATTTATGCAGCGTAGGGCCGTAGTTCAGATGACGTGAAGATAGGGTATGTGCAAGCTGGTTTAATTTCGCGATCTCGTTGCGCGCCATTGCCATGTAGCCAGACTTCTCGGCACTATTATCGATAAATGTACTCATTTTCCTGTCCTTAAAAAAACGATAAGTGATTTTAATAGTTTTGATTGTTTTAACAACCGCTTAATAACCCCGCTTTTAGCTGCGTCCGTCTCTTTAACATCAGCGCAGCGGATCTCCTTTGACTCCCCCCGTAAGCCAGTGTTAAATCCCTGCTGATCTGAACCGATACCATAACAACGATAACGATGATTCCGGCGTGTTTTGCGCCCTGAGACGAGCCCAGCTATGTTTATCTCCATTTTTACACGTCTGCTGATCGCTACCGCTCTGGCAGGCTTTGGCTACGCTACAGCCGCCGAGTTGCCTGACGCCGTTAATGCGCCTTTAACACCGCCGGTGGGGCAATTTTCCGTTATCGCTCCCGCTAACGGCGCGCATGAGCTGGCAGCCGCTGGCGAGGCGGTGACAGCTTATCGGGAGAAGGGAGCCGTTGACGGTGCTTCTGCCGCCACGGCATCGGCGCCAGTCAACAGCGGTAAC
This DNA window, taken from Mixta gaviniae, encodes the following:
- a CDS encoding DUF4225 domain-containing protein — encoded protein: MSTFIDNSAEKSGYMAMARNEIAKLNQLAHTLSSRHLNYGPTLHKFISETKSFAEQHLNLISRAQTAAESMNYLEALKAEINDLHIQDRLLATGKAKVFAVIEFVRDHQQQIKGYVITGVHIATSASQVVGGALLVGTLSPVGVVAGGILVVNGINGIDKEIERLFTDNKTTEGFLADAYMGSAEAMGFERCSGLAVYNTVDLAANAFSVYGLIKKKESWRLFYSLREDFYRNYDKLSQTKRLQKNISLGLKGKSVLDIMSGATCSR